From the genome of Sinanaerobacter sp. ZZT-01:
CCGTATGTAACCAGCTCGCATCCGACCTCTGGTGGTTTCACCGCAGGCTGTGGAATCGGCGCCGGTTCCATTACAGATGTGTTGGGTATTGTCAAAGCTTACACGACTCGTGTTGGAAAAGGGCCTTTTGTAACGGAGCTTTACGATGAAATCGGAGATAAGATTCGTGAAACTGGTCATGAATACGGTGTGACGACGGGAAGACCAAGACGCTGCGGATGGTTTGACGGTGTAGTCGTAAACTATTCTGCACGCATCAATGGTCTGACTGGAATTGCTTTGATGCTCCTTGATGTTTTAAGTGAATTTGATACGATTAAGCTTTGTTATGCTTATGATTATAAAGGGGAGAAAATGGTTAATTTTCCGGCAAGGCTGGACGTATTGGAAGAATGTAAGCCAATATACCAGGAAATAAAGGGTTGGAAAAAAGACATTACCAATTGTAAGACCTATGATGAGCTGCCGCAAGAAGCAAAAGAGTATATCAAAGCGATTGAAGAAATTGTGGGAGTATCGGTAAAAAGCATATCGGTCGGACCGAAAAGGGATCAAACCATTCTTCGCGGCGAAATTTTTTAATCAGCTAATATAGAAAAAGATGGATAGGACTGAAATAAAATATGAATTTTAAGCGACAAATCATTAAAGATTATTATCTACATGATACTCGTGTGGAGAATATGTTTATTAATGAATATATGGCACAAGCGCCTGGAGATTATGTAAAAGTATATCTCTTTGCATTGATGTATGCAGATATTAATGTACCTCTTGAAAACAGCATTATTGCAAAACAGCTTTCCATCGCAGATGAAGATGTGCTGAAGGCTTGGAGTTATTGGGAAAATCAGGGAATTGTCCGTAAACATTATAAAGACGCTGCGGACAAATACCATTATCAAGTTGAGTTTCTGAATTTGAGGGAGCTGGCATATGGGAAAAAGTCGAGACAGAAAAAAGCAGAAAAAGTGCCCGATCATCTAAAGAACCTTATGGATAACGGTACCATTCGAAATATGTACAGTGAAATTGAACGAGTTATCGGCAGACTTTTTGAAGGAAAAGAGCCTGCCGAGATTTTAACCTGGATACGAGACTATAATATTACACCAGAATTAGCAGTTTATGCGTATTCTTACTGCTCGAGTCATAGAAATAATAATAAGTGTAAGTATGTGGGAGCAGTTGTAAAGGAATGGGCGGACAAAGGATTGACGACCATTGGACATGTAGAAAAATATTTACAGGAAAATGACAATCGGCACTATCTTTATAAGCGAGTCTTAAAAGCACTGGGCTTTTTACGAAATGCGACAGAAGAAGAAAAGCGTATTATGGACACTTGGTTTGATCAGATGAATTTTGACATTGAAAAAGTTCTTGAGGCTTGCAAAAAAACAACCGGTATTTCAAATCCGAATATCAATTACATAAACAGTATTTTAAAAGCATGGCATTCCTCTGATAATAATAGCGGAAGAGGAGCACAGGCACAAGCGACGAGTCCGACAAATCCAAGTAACCCAATTAATATGGTAATGCGATCTTATGATGAGGATCGTGCAAGAAATGAGGCGGCTGCTCATAAGAGACGACAGGAGGTGTATAAAGCGATTCCGAGAGTGAAAGAAATTGAAAGTGAAATTCGTAAAATAGGGATGGAAATATCTAAGGTTATGCTTTCTGGGAGAGATGATGCAAAGATACAAATGAATGCATTAAAAAATAAAGTAAATTATTTAAATGGCGAAAAGGCATTTTTGTTGACCGAACATAACTATACGATTGATTACATTGATCTCAAATATACCTGTTCACATTGTAAGGATACTGGAATTTTAGACACCGGTGAACGCTGCAGTTGTTTTGCAGAAAAATTAAAGAAAGCATCCGGCAATGATTAAGACGCAGAAGGGAGGGACCTATGTCTAAAAATCGCAATAATTATTGGGAAGAAGTAGAAGATCAATTGAAAAAAATAGAAGAAGTAAGAAAACAGGAAAAAATGATTTTTGAAAAAGAGAAGCATCCTTCTAAAAATAGTAAAAGAAAAAGGAAATCAAAACAAAAGAAAAACAACACAGGCTTTGTGGAAGACCTAAATGAAAAAGAAGACCACAATCAGAAAAAGAATCCGATTGCTGCGGCTAAGAATATAGAAAAAGACAAAAAAGAAAAAATCGGAAGTAAGAAAGAAAAGACGCAAAAAGATATACAGCAAAATATACAAAAACAAGTTGAAATACAGCGGAAAAACAGCAAAGAATTTACCGATCAAATAGAGGAATCAGTTCAGGATGATCTAGACAAAAAAATTGATGAAGTATTCAAAATTTGTCTGGAAGAAAAAATAGAAGAAGCGGAAACAGAAAGCATGCGTTTGGATGCAGCAATTGACGCATTTTTTCTAAAAGTAAAAAGGATAGGAAACCGATTAAAGCAAACGTTTCGATCAATGAAACATGCAGTTTCAGAAGTTGTGAGCCCTCAGGGAAGCTCCAATCGTCAAGATGCACCTCTGCCTTATGAGAAGCTTACGGCGAAGCGGCTGACTCTACTAAAAGAGTATGGATTGATCGCGATGGATTATACGCTGATCCGGTTTGCCCGCTATTATGGCATCTTCTCAGTAAAAGAGAAAAAAATAGCTGCGAAAGTAGCCGGATTCGTAAATTGCATAGATTATAGGTTGGGACAGTGGTCCATTAAAATAGAAATGTGGATGTATGAACTTTTCCATTGGCTTGAACGCGTGGAAGACTATGCAGAGCACCATAAAGCTTTACTGATAAAGAGCTTTGCCGGGTTTGTAGCTGGAATCGCTTTAATTTGCCTGCTTATCGGACGAATCAGTGCGTATGAGTATAGCTATAATGGAAAAGTATTGGGAATTGTAAAAGATCAGCAAGAGGTATACAAAACGATTGATGTCATCGGAACAAAATTAGCGGATTCTTATGATGCACAGATTGAAATTGATAAAGAAAATGATATAAGTTTTCATCGTGTTATGGGCCTTGGACTGAAATTAGATTCAACCGAAGATATTCTAAATACCTTAACCTATATGAGAGATATCAAGGTTACCGCTTATGGTATTTTTGCGGACGGAGAGCAAAAATCTATATTGCAAAACAAGAAAACAGCGAGTGAAGTTTTGCAGCAGGTTAAAGACTATTTTGCACCTCCTATGTCAGGAATCTCCTATGATAAAGTAGGATTTGCACAAAAAGTAGAGATTAAGCCAGTGCATACAAAATTAGGAGAAATAAAAAATCCAACAGAAGCATTGAATTATATGCTGACAGGAGCTGTGGAAAAAAAGGTTCACGTCGTACAGTCGGGAGAGACCTTTTCGGGGATTGCATCTTCCTATGAGATGAAACAAAGTGAATTAGCCCGATCCAATCCAACCGTACAACCGGATAAGCTGAAAATTGGGCAAGAACTATATTTAGACCAAGATTCTCCGGTCTTGATGGTAGAGACCGTAGAAACTGCCGGATATAATTTGCCGATTCCATATGATATTACATATGAAAATACGACCACTTTGTATAAAGGGGAACAGACAGTTAAGTCGACCGGATCCAACGGACAAGAAGCAGTTGTTGCTCAAATTGTACGGCATAATGGTGTAGAAGTCAGCCGGACAGTATTGAGTAGTGAGGTATTGAGTGAGCCGGCAAATCAAGTCGTGTTAGTAGGAACAAAAGCAAAGCCAAAGTTAGTCGGAACCGGAACTTACCGCTATCCCGTAAGAGGAGCTAGACTGACTTCAAAGTTCGGACGTCGATGGGGAAGGGTCCACTATGGAGTTGATTTGGCCTGTTCAATAGGAACAAGCATTACGTCAGCAGATGGAGGAACGGTCACTTTTGCTGGGTATAAAGGCTCTTATGGTTACTTAGTAATTATCAACCATGGAGGTGGTCGTGAGACGTATTATGCACATTGCAGCAAGCTGTTCGTAAAGAAGGGCGACAAAGTATATCAGGGACAGCATATTGCAAATGTAGGAAATACGGGAAGAAGTACCGGACCTCATGTCCATTTCGAGGTTCACGTAAACGGAACTGCGAAAAATCCATTAAATTACTTAAAATAATAAATAAAAAAATCAATAATAAAAAGAGAAAGCGGCAAAATATAAAGATTGAATTGCCGCTTTTTCTCATAACAGAATATATAATGGTTTTTTATAAATCAAAGAAAACTTCATAATTTAATATGCCGCGCCCTTGTGCATTAGAAGAAGTACGCTGCAGAGGTAAGGTATTACGCATGAGTATCCGCTTTACCTCCATTGGTGTCAATTTTGGATAAAGAGCATACAGACATGCCGCAGCGCCGCTGACTACCGGGGCAGCCATAGAGGTGCCGGATTGTATCACATAACCCTTTGGATTGGTTGCATCCAGAGAAACGATGTCAACACCCGGTGCAAGAAGATCTGGTTTCACCACACCAGACGGTGTTGGACCACGGCTGGAAAAAGGTGCAACCGAAGGAGAAGATGCGAAATCAGCAGCACCGACCGTAATGACATAAGGACTGGTAGCAGGCGAATTGATCGTGCATCGATCAGGACCATTGTTTCCGGCAGCGGCAACTACGGTAATTCCGTGGTGGACTGCAGCATTTGCCCCTTTAATTAAAGGATCTTCTTCATAAGAAGGATCGGTAGGAACGCCCAAAGAAAGATTGATGACACGAATGCCATATAGACGGCGATTGTTAATAACCCACTGCATGGCAGCTAAGATGTCGGATGTTGTGCCGTTTCCATCACCATTTAAAGCTTTTATGGAAATGATGTCCGCAGCAGGTGCCGTTCCGGCAAATCTCTCTGAAACGAAGCCGTTTCCGGCAGCAATTCCGGCAACGTGAGTCCCGTGTCCGTCATCATCGTATGGGACTGACTGATGCTCAATAAAATCTTTAAATGCAATGATTCGGTTTTGAGGGTAAACAAGATCATAATGCGGAGCAACACCGGTGTCGATAATAGCGATGCCCACATTTTGACCGTGCCTTTTATCAGAAAGAATTTCATGCTTAGAAAGTCGATGTTTATCATAATTCGTTTTTAACGGAATATCGGGACGATTAAGTAAAGGTTTTGTATTTTTTTCTCCAATTTTAGAAACCAGCGGATCATCGGAAATCAAACGAATGGATTGATTTTTCGAAAGAGTGTCTATTTTATCAGCGGAAAGCTCAACGGAAACCGCATTGATAAAAGGCAATTCATATTTGATCGGTCCGTAGCTATCTGCAATGTAATCACGGATTTCATAAATGGTTTTTTTTGAATATATAATAACGGGAAAAAGAGTCTGCCTTGAAGCAGACAATTTTGCGACTAGTCGCGGATGTATTTGCATATGATTCAACTCCAATTTCTAAATTTGATTTATAATATGCAAAAGGAACCTGCTTTGCTTATTTTTTTGACGGAGATTTGATTTTTTGCTATAATAGAAACAGTTTGTACGATTTATTAAGGGGATTTGGTTAAGGAGGAAAAAGAATGGAATTAAAGAAGGTTTTAATCATAGAAGATGAAAAATCCATTTCTGATATTATAAAATTTAATTTAGCCAAAGAAGGATTCCAAATAGAGACTGCGTATGATGGACAGGAAGGACTCACAAAGGCACTGTCAGTTAATCCGGATTTGATCTTACTGGATGTGATGCTGCCGATTATGGATGGGTTCCTTGTATGTAAAAAAATACGCGAAACAAGTGCAGTTCCAATTTTAATGTTGACTGCAAAAGAAGAAGAAGTTGATAAGGTTCTAGGTTTAGAGCTAGGCGCTGATGATTATATTACAAAACCTTTTGGCATGCGTGAATTAATTGCAAGAATCAAAGCGAATATTCGAAGAATGGATTTTGTGGATGAGCTGCAGGATGCACCATCCAATATACAGGAATTTGGTAATTTAGCGATCGATTTAAACCGTTATGAGGTTCGCAAAAACGAAGTACCTTTGGAACTTACGCTTCGTGAATTTGAATTGCTGAAATACCTGGCAGAGCGAGAAAATAAAGTATTCTCCAGAGAACAATTGTTAGAAGAGGTCTGGGGCTATGAGTACTATGGTGATATTCGTACTGTAGATGTAACGGTTCGAAGATTGAGAGAAAAGCTGGAAGATGATTCCAGTGATCCGAAATATAT
Proteins encoded in this window:
- a CDS encoding DnaD domain protein is translated as MNFKRQIIKDYYLHDTRVENMFINEYMAQAPGDYVKVYLFALMYADINVPLENSIIAKQLSIADEDVLKAWSYWENQGIVRKHYKDAADKYHYQVEFLNLRELAYGKKSRQKKAEKVPDHLKNLMDNGTIRNMYSEIERVIGRLFEGKEPAEILTWIRDYNITPELAVYAYSYCSSHRNNNKCKYVGAVVKEWADKGLTTIGHVEKYLQENDNRHYLYKRVLKALGFLRNATEEEKRIMDTWFDQMNFDIEKVLEACKKTTGISNPNINYINSILKAWHSSDNNSGRGAQAQATSPTNPSNPINMVMRSYDEDRARNEAAAHKRRQEVYKAIPRVKEIESEIRKIGMEISKVMLSGRDDAKIQMNALKNKVNYLNGEKAFLLTEHNYTIDYIDLKYTCSHCKDTGILDTGERCSCFAEKLKKASGND
- a CDS encoding winged helix-turn-helix domain-containing protein, whose amino-acid sequence is MELKKVLIIEDEKSISDIIKFNLAKEGFQIETAYDGQEGLTKALSVNPDLILLDVMLPIMDGFLVCKKIRETSAVPILMLTAKEEEVDKVLGLELGADDYITKPFGMRELIARIKANIRRMDFVDELQDAPSNIQEFGNLAIDLNRYEVRKNEVPLELTLREFELLKYLAERENKVFSREQLLEEVWGYEYYGDIRTVDVTVRRLREKLEDDSSDPKYIMTKRGIGYYFRRP
- a CDS encoding LysM peptidoglycan-binding domain-containing M23 family metallopeptidase, whose product is MSKNRNNYWEEVEDQLKKIEEVRKQEKMIFEKEKHPSKNSKRKRKSKQKKNNTGFVEDLNEKEDHNQKKNPIAAAKNIEKDKKEKIGSKKEKTQKDIQQNIQKQVEIQRKNSKEFTDQIEESVQDDLDKKIDEVFKICLEEKIEEAETESMRLDAAIDAFFLKVKRIGNRLKQTFRSMKHAVSEVVSPQGSSNRQDAPLPYEKLTAKRLTLLKEYGLIAMDYTLIRFARYYGIFSVKEKKIAAKVAGFVNCIDYRLGQWSIKIEMWMYELFHWLERVEDYAEHHKALLIKSFAGFVAGIALICLLIGRISAYEYSYNGKVLGIVKDQQEVYKTIDVIGTKLADSYDAQIEIDKENDISFHRVMGLGLKLDSTEDILNTLTYMRDIKVTAYGIFADGEQKSILQNKKTASEVLQQVKDYFAPPMSGISYDKVGFAQKVEIKPVHTKLGEIKNPTEALNYMLTGAVEKKVHVVQSGETFSGIASSYEMKQSELARSNPTVQPDKLKIGQELYLDQDSPVLMVETVETAGYNLPIPYDITYENTTTLYKGEQTVKSTGSNGQEAVVAQIVRHNGVEVSRTVLSSEVLSEPANQVVLVGTKAKPKLVGTGTYRYPVRGARLTSKFGRRWGRVHYGVDLACSIGTSITSADGGTVTFAGYKGSYGYLVIINHGGGRETYYAHCSKLFVKKGDKVYQGQHIANVGNTGRSTGPHVHFEVHVNGTAKNPLNYLK
- a CDS encoding S8 family peptidase; translated protein: MQIHPRLVAKLSASRQTLFPVIIYSKKTIYEIRDYIADSYGPIKYELPFINAVSVELSADKIDTLSKNQSIRLISDDPLVSKIGEKNTKPLLNRPDIPLKTNYDKHRLSKHEILSDKRHGQNVGIAIIDTGVAPHYDLVYPQNRIIAFKDFIEHQSVPYDDDGHGTHVAGIAAGNGFVSERFAGTAPAADIISIKALNGDGNGTTSDILAAMQWVINNRRLYGIRVINLSLGVPTDPSYEEDPLIKGANAAVHHGITVVAAAGNNGPDRCTINSPATSPYVITVGAADFASSPSVAPFSSRGPTPSGVVKPDLLAPGVDIVSLDATNPKGYVIQSGTSMAAPVVSGAAACLYALYPKLTPMEVKRILMRNTLPLQRTSSNAQGRGILNYEVFFDL